One Idiomarina loihiensis L2TR genomic window carries:
- a CDS encoding MBL fold metallo-hydrolase RNA specificity domain-containing protein, giving the protein MRVVFLGGAETVTGSKYLVETESTRILIDCGLFQGYKWLRRRNWQPLPMGINQVDGVVLTHAHLDHSGFVPVLYKEGFRGPVFAHHATSGLCDILWADSGRIQEEDAKYLGKHKLSRHEKPEPLYDEATAKSAIRLLQGVEFHQQFEIGDIKVTLQPAGHILGASSIIIEAEGKRVGFSGDIGRPQDIMMYPPEPLPDLDLLLLESTYGNRLHAKTENAEEQLEEVVNETAQSGGVLLIPSFSVGRAQLLQYLLVKLMDEGRVPKQPIYLDSPMAINVSGLYQRFHSLHKLTDSDCSRTFARVEYTRSVDESKAIASQSGPHIIIAGSGMATGGRILHHFKRWLSDHRATVLFSGHQAGGTRGAKMLQGVESIKLHGQWLPVKARIRSLEGLSGHADYQEIADWLEQSSLKPNTPIQLVHGELDALETFRDYLMQNTTYNVDVADYQGVYHL; this is encoded by the coding sequence ATGAGAGTCGTATTTTTAGGTGGTGCGGAAACGGTTACCGGTTCCAAATATTTAGTTGAAACAGAGTCAACCCGAATTCTAATAGACTGTGGCCTTTTTCAGGGCTACAAGTGGTTACGGCGACGTAATTGGCAGCCTTTGCCAATGGGGATTAATCAGGTGGACGGTGTCGTATTAACCCATGCTCATCTTGATCATTCGGGGTTTGTTCCTGTGCTATATAAAGAAGGTTTCCGAGGGCCTGTTTTCGCACATCATGCAACATCTGGTTTGTGCGATATTCTGTGGGCAGATAGCGGAAGAATTCAGGAAGAAGACGCGAAATACCTCGGCAAACATAAGCTAAGCCGTCATGAAAAACCAGAACCTTTGTACGATGAGGCAACGGCAAAGTCAGCTATACGGCTGCTTCAGGGCGTTGAGTTTCATCAGCAATTTGAAATTGGCGATATTAAAGTGACTTTGCAGCCAGCCGGTCATATTCTGGGGGCTTCAAGCATCATTATTGAAGCCGAAGGTAAGCGTGTTGGCTTTTCCGGTGATATCGGGCGTCCGCAGGATATTATGATGTATCCACCTGAACCGCTACCGGATTTGGACTTGCTACTGCTTGAGTCAACATACGGCAATCGACTTCATGCTAAAACCGAAAATGCGGAAGAGCAGTTGGAAGAAGTCGTTAATGAGACGGCTCAATCCGGCGGTGTGTTATTAATTCCGAGCTTTTCAGTCGGCAGAGCACAATTGCTGCAATATCTGTTAGTAAAATTGATGGATGAGGGGCGGGTACCTAAGCAACCTATTTATTTGGATTCTCCCATGGCTATTAACGTTTCAGGGCTTTACCAGCGCTTTCATAGCCTTCACAAACTGACGGACTCAGACTGCTCCCGAACCTTTGCAAGAGTCGAGTACACGCGTTCTGTCGATGAATCAAAAGCTATTGCTTCTCAGTCGGGGCCTCATATTATTATTGCGGGCAGCGGTATGGCGACAGGCGGGCGAATTCTGCATCACTTTAAACGCTGGTTGAGTGATCATCGCGCGACGGTGTTATTCAGTGGGCATCAGGCAGGGGGGACTCGTGGTGCCAAAATGCTGCAGGGAGTGGAGTCGATAAAACTGCATGGCCAATGGTTACCGGTAAAAGCTCGAATCCGTTCTTTAGAAGGGCTGTCAGGGCATGCTGACTACCAAGAAATTGCTGATTGGTTAGAGCAGTCCAGTTTAAAACCAAACACACCAATTCAATTGGTACATGGTGAGTTAGATGCATTGGAAACTTTCCGTGACTATTTAATGCAGAACACCACTTATAATGTCGATGTTGCTGATTACCAAGGGGTATATCACCTCTAA
- a CDS encoding isovaleryl-CoA dehydrogenase, which translates to MTHKYPRADQFMASTHQVENQPTALENYNLYLADKALRKAVEREGASWAYSDLIAFGELAGKADSIEQGFQANKYQPELRTHDRYGHRIDLIDFHPTYHQLMSTAIEHGLHASPWSEPKLGAHVARAAKYYLHTQVEASHGCPITMTFASIPALRHQPDLFKEWGPKITARQYDPRNIPHTEKSAVTIGMAMTEKQGGSDVRLNSTRAYPIGKEGSGQAYELVGHKWFVSAPMCDAFLVLAQTASGLSCFLVPRWRPDGSKNPIQIQQLKQKMGNAANASSETELRGALGWMVGEEGKGVRTIIEMVATTRYDCMIGSSSGMRQAVVQAIHHASHREAFGTKLSEQPLMQNLLADLAIESEAAMTYMMRIARAMDNQDDEHEKLLSRIATPIGKYWICKRTPNHAYEAMEVIGGSGVMENHIMPRLFRESPVNAIWEGSGNIQCLDVLRAIEKQPEVLDVYFAELQRAQGADKRLDQFIMRLKSEFTDRNMLQYRARSITDSMAVGLQAALLVQHAGTDVADAFCASRLAASTGLNYGTLPTGLNCAAIVERASPANAQ; encoded by the coding sequence ATGACTCATAAATATCCCCGAGCCGATCAGTTTATGGCCAGCACTCATCAGGTTGAGAATCAGCCGACGGCGCTGGAAAACTATAATCTTTACCTGGCTGATAAAGCACTACGAAAAGCCGTTGAGCGCGAAGGTGCCAGCTGGGCTTATTCCGATCTTATCGCTTTTGGCGAACTGGCGGGTAAAGCAGACAGTATCGAACAGGGTTTTCAGGCAAATAAATACCAGCCTGAACTGAGAACTCACGATCGCTACGGGCACCGTATCGATCTCATTGATTTTCACCCGACCTATCACCAGCTTATGTCGACAGCCATCGAGCATGGCTTACACGCGAGTCCCTGGAGCGAACCTAAATTAGGGGCTCATGTTGCACGTGCCGCTAAATATTATCTACACACTCAGGTTGAAGCCTCTCATGGCTGCCCTATTACCATGACCTTTGCCTCTATACCCGCACTAAGACACCAACCCGATTTGTTCAAAGAGTGGGGACCAAAAATTACCGCCAGGCAATACGACCCCAGGAATATCCCCCATACCGAAAAAAGTGCCGTGACCATTGGTATGGCGATGACCGAAAAACAAGGTGGCTCTGATGTCCGGCTGAACAGCACTCGCGCTTACCCAATAGGCAAAGAAGGTTCAGGCCAGGCTTACGAACTGGTTGGTCACAAATGGTTTGTGTCAGCACCAATGTGCGATGCTTTTCTGGTGCTTGCTCAAACAGCCAGCGGGTTATCCTGCTTTCTGGTGCCGCGCTGGCGTCCGGACGGTTCAAAGAACCCAATTCAGATTCAACAGCTGAAACAAAAAATGGGGAACGCGGCCAATGCCTCCAGTGAAACTGAGTTGCGAGGTGCACTGGGCTGGATGGTAGGTGAAGAAGGTAAAGGAGTTCGCACTATTATAGAAATGGTGGCAACTACCCGCTACGACTGCATGATTGGTTCCTCTTCCGGCATGCGGCAAGCCGTGGTTCAGGCCATTCACCACGCCAGCCACCGCGAAGCTTTTGGCACTAAATTAAGTGAACAACCGCTAATGCAAAATTTGCTGGCGGACTTAGCCATTGAAAGCGAAGCCGCCATGACTTACATGATGCGCATAGCACGGGCAATGGATAACCAGGACGACGAGCATGAAAAGCTGTTGTCCCGAATTGCCACTCCCATAGGCAAATACTGGATTTGTAAACGCACACCGAATCATGCTTATGAAGCTATGGAAGTGATTGGCGGTAGCGGTGTTATGGAAAACCACATTATGCCGAGATTGTTCAGGGAGTCGCCGGTCAACGCCATATGGGAAGGCAGCGGTAATATTCAATGTCTGGATGTTCTTAGAGCAATAGAAAAACAACCAGAGGTTCTCGATGTCTATTTTGCCGAACTGCAACGGGCACAAGGTGCAGATAAACGACTCGACCAGTTTATTATGCGGTTGAAAAGTGAGTTTACTGACAGGAATATGCTTCAGTATCGTGCACGCAGTATAACGGACAGTATGGCCGTTGGGTTACAAGCCGCTTTATTAGTTCAACACGCCGGTACGGACGTTGCCGATGCCTTTTGTGCCAGCCGTTTAGCAGCAAGTACCGGACTCAACTATGGCACATTACCCACAGGGCTTAATTGTGCTGCGATTGTCGAAAGGGCCTCGCCAGCAAACGCACAATAA
- a CDS encoding sensor domain-containing diguanylate cyclase, whose amino-acid sequence MEVKQTFIEFLEVIPDGAIVINSQGLIVGVNQAAAAMFRYSSSSMLELHLNELLPEGMREKHDQHLEKFFKYPGRRSMGNGLIFPAIRRDGSTFYADIMLNQLDIEEQLYGIAIVRDYTLQKKSEDKIRLELEFEKRQALTDHLTGIMNRRAFTAQLQDEINQLEAHGTPFAVSFIDLDDFKEINDEHGHHFGDLVLQKIADLIRLHSRHTDYVARIGGDEFATIHPMISAEDARLMMHRLRCQLVSGIGHAELPVTLSIGLCQCDKPSEHYTIEGIMARADKAMYQAKSEGKNAVVLTS is encoded by the coding sequence ATGGAAGTAAAACAAACCTTTATTGAGTTCCTTGAAGTGATACCGGACGGTGCAATAGTTATTAATTCTCAGGGACTCATTGTTGGTGTTAACCAGGCTGCCGCGGCAATGTTTCGCTATTCCTCGTCATCTATGCTTGAACTGCATCTTAATGAACTGTTACCTGAAGGTATGCGTGAAAAGCATGATCAGCACTTAGAAAAGTTTTTTAAGTACCCGGGCAGGCGCTCTATGGGGAATGGCTTGATTTTCCCCGCAATTCGTCGGGATGGTTCAACTTTTTATGCCGATATTATGCTGAATCAGCTGGATATCGAAGAGCAGTTGTACGGCATAGCAATAGTGCGGGATTACACTCTGCAGAAAAAATCGGAAGATAAAATCCGTCTCGAACTGGAATTTGAGAAACGTCAGGCTCTTACCGACCACTTAACCGGAATAATGAACCGACGTGCCTTTACCGCACAGTTACAAGATGAAATAAACCAACTGGAAGCCCATGGTACGCCCTTTGCTGTGAGTTTTATCGATTTGGATGACTTTAAAGAAATAAACGATGAACATGGACATCACTTCGGCGACCTGGTTTTGCAAAAGATAGCCGATTTAATTCGTTTGCACAGTCGACATACCGATTATGTTGCCCGTATTGGAGGTGACGAGTTTGCTACCATTCACCCTATGATTTCCGCTGAAGACGCCAGACTTATGATGCACCGTTTACGTTGCCAGTTAGTGAGTGGAATAGGGCATGCCGAGTTACCTGTCACCTTGTCTATCGGCCTTTGTCAATGCGATAAGCCTTCAGAGCATTACACCATTGAAGGCATTATGGCCCGGGCAGACAAAGCCATGTATCAGGCAAAGAGCGAAGGCAAAAACGCGGTCGTGCTGACAAGTTAA
- a CDS encoding M14 family metallopeptidase translates to MTQQTIYHIGTPGTPWGATEKAQWLAEQTKKRSYFDDVVSKIETFKSDFDVDQYGELAYDSGTYPLFVVRTKNWDDSKPTVLVTGGVHGYETSGVHGALRFIETKAKDYQPHFNVVVAPCLSPWGYETINRWNPAAIDPNRSFVADSPAGECAHIMNYVAGLGVDILAHIDLHETTDTDNSEFRPAKAAMDGKVNTNWNIPDGFYLVGNSEKPYPEFQKAVLDSVEEVTHIADADDENKLIGEDIAQRGVILLPTAKMGLCISFSKAEYATTTEVYPDSPKATPEQCIQAQVAAVTGGLDFLK, encoded by the coding sequence ATGACGCAACAAACGATTTACCATATCGGAACACCGGGCACCCCATGGGGAGCGACAGAAAAAGCTCAGTGGCTGGCCGAGCAAACGAAAAAGCGCTCTTACTTCGATGATGTGGTCAGTAAGATTGAAACCTTTAAAAGCGATTTCGATGTAGACCAATATGGTGAACTTGCGTACGACAGCGGTACTTATCCTTTATTTGTGGTCAGAACAAAAAACTGGGATGACTCGAAGCCAACGGTTTTGGTTACCGGCGGAGTACATGGGTATGAAACCAGTGGTGTCCATGGTGCGTTGCGCTTTATTGAAACCAAAGCGAAAGATTACCAGCCACACTTCAATGTGGTGGTAGCGCCATGTTTGAGTCCCTGGGGCTATGAAACCATCAACCGTTGGAATCCGGCGGCCATTGATCCTAATCGCTCTTTTGTCGCTGATTCTCCTGCCGGGGAATGCGCGCACATTATGAATTATGTTGCTGGCTTAGGCGTAGATATTCTGGCCCACATAGATTTACACGAAACAACGGATACGGATAACAGCGAGTTTCGTCCGGCCAAAGCGGCGATGGATGGAAAAGTGAATACGAACTGGAATATTCCGGATGGGTTCTATTTGGTTGGAAATTCAGAAAAGCCTTATCCTGAGTTTCAGAAGGCGGTGTTAGATTCGGTGGAAGAGGTCACTCATATTGCCGATGCCGACGACGAAAATAAACTGATAGGCGAGGATATTGCTCAGCGTGGCGTTATTTTATTGCCAACGGCGAAAATGGGTTTGTGCATTAGCTTTAGCAAAGCAGAGTATGCGACGACTACAGAAGTGTATCCCGACAGCCCGAAAGCAACGCCTGAACAGTGTATTCAAGCACAAGTTGCTGCGGTAACCGGAGGACTGGACTTCTTAAAGTAA
- a CDS encoding YebG family protein gives MAVVTQYVVIRDGAEKMTFTSKAEADAHDKILDMAEALNPLIKSSELFTDEQQLEDMALFLAKERENILIALGAKKPKKPKTEKASTEKVEASKPADKESTKAA, from the coding sequence ATGGCTGTAGTAACCCAATATGTAGTTATTCGCGACGGAGCCGAGAAAATGACCTTCACTTCAAAAGCCGAAGCCGATGCGCACGATAAAATTCTGGATATGGCAGAAGCCCTGAACCCATTGATTAAAAGTAGCGAACTGTTCACTGATGAGCAACAACTCGAGGATATGGCTCTGTTTTTAGCGAAAGAGCGTGAAAATATACTCATTGCTTTAGGGGCTAAAAAGCCTAAAAAACCTAAGACTGAAAAAGCATCGACAGAAAAAGTGGAAGCGTCCAAGCCTGCGGATAAGGAATCGACCAAAGCGGCTTAG
- a CDS encoding porin family protein, with translation MKFLKAVFCGSTLLFVSVFAQAQDSGYYGAASLAQLNVDTELEGAPSFTPHTMNLMLGYRYSNSLSAEARYGFGVHSSSDKGTKFETDYTASILAKPRLYLSPDVALYLTGGFSRGKFTVGGQNTTLNSISYGGGVQYDHNPRTTYFIDWIKLIDKDEYTIDALNIGVTYRF, from the coding sequence ATGAAGTTTTTGAAAGCTGTTTTCTGTGGTAGTACGCTTTTATTTGTCAGTGTGTTTGCCCAGGCGCAGGACAGTGGCTACTACGGCGCAGCATCTCTAGCTCAGTTGAATGTTGATACCGAGCTTGAGGGCGCCCCGTCATTTACCCCTCATACGATGAACCTGATGCTGGGTTATCGTTACAGCAACAGCCTTTCGGCAGAAGCACGCTACGGTTTTGGCGTACACAGCAGCAGTGATAAAGGCACCAAGTTTGAAACCGATTACACGGCCAGCATTTTAGCTAAGCCTCGTTTGTATTTGTCACCCGACGTCGCTTTGTATCTTACCGGTGGTTTTTCGCGGGGAAAATTTACGGTAGGTGGTCAAAACACAACACTTAACAGTATCAGTTACGGCGGCGGAGTTCAGTATGATCATAACCCCAGAACAACTTACTTTATCGACTGGATAAAATTGATTGATAAAGACGAATACACAATTGATGCGCTAAATATAGGCGTAACCTATCGATTTTGA
- a CDS encoding DEAD/DEAH box helicase → MSTEQNPSSFQSLGLSDDILRAVTECGYTTPTPIQQQAIPTVMAGHDLLAAAQTGTGKTAGFTLPLLHKLSQTKTDGKPVIKALILTPTRELAAQVEDNLNTYAKYTGLKSLVIFGGVGINPQISALRRGVDILVATPGRLLDHSRQGTVDLSKIDVLILDEADRMLDMGFIHDIKKVMKLIPEKRQTLLFSATFSSEIKALSQQFMQQPKLIEVARQNAAADTIEQRVYPVDKKRKRELLSYLIGSRNWRQVLVFTRTKHGANRLATQLTDDGLPAMAIHGNKSQGARTKALAQFKAGKLRVLVATDIAARGIDIDELPHVINFELPQVAEDYVHRIGRTGRAGSEGEAASLVCVDEHKLLRDIEKLTKNEIPREVIPGFEPDPSIKPEPIQKPRTGRPQNSRRAPRQKRPDTRR, encoded by the coding sequence ATGTCCACAGAACAAAACCCATCCTCATTCCAGTCACTCGGATTGAGCGACGATATTTTACGAGCCGTTACTGAATGCGGTTACACCACCCCAACACCAATTCAACAGCAAGCCATTCCGACCGTTATGGCCGGCCACGACTTATTAGCCGCCGCGCAAACGGGTACCGGTAAGACAGCTGGTTTTACGCTACCTTTGCTGCACAAATTGTCGCAGACAAAGACCGACGGAAAGCCTGTTATTAAGGCGTTAATCCTTACGCCAACCAGAGAGCTGGCAGCACAGGTTGAAGACAATTTGAATACCTATGCAAAATATACCGGTCTCAAGTCTCTGGTGATTTTTGGTGGTGTTGGTATTAACCCACAAATTAGTGCCTTGCGTCGTGGTGTTGACATTCTTGTTGCAACACCCGGCCGTTTGCTGGATCACAGTCGTCAGGGAACCGTTGATTTAAGTAAAATTGACGTACTGATTCTGGACGAAGCTGACCGCATGCTGGATATGGGATTTATTCATGACATTAAAAAGGTCATGAAGCTCATTCCTGAAAAACGCCAGACACTGCTGTTTTCAGCGACTTTTTCTAGTGAAATTAAAGCACTGTCTCAGCAGTTTATGCAGCAACCCAAGCTGATTGAAGTTGCGCGTCAGAATGCCGCAGCTGATACCATTGAGCAACGTGTTTATCCGGTGGATAAAAAACGTAAAAGAGAGCTACTCAGTTACTTAATTGGCAGCCGTAACTGGCGACAAGTGCTGGTCTTTACGCGTACCAAGCATGGTGCTAACAGACTGGCAACACAGTTAACTGATGATGGCCTCCCCGCTATGGCAATCCACGGTAACAAAAGTCAGGGCGCAAGAACCAAGGCTTTAGCACAGTTTAAAGCCGGTAAATTACGAGTATTGGTTGCAACGGATATCGCTGCACGCGGTATTGATATTGATGAATTGCCACACGTTATTAACTTTGAACTGCCTCAGGTCGCTGAAGACTATGTACACCGTATTGGCCGTACAGGCCGTGCAGGAAGTGAAGGTGAAGCCGCGTCTTTAGTCTGTGTTGATGAGCATAAATTGCTGCGCGATATAGAAAAGCTAACTAAAAATGAGATACCCAGGGAAGTTATTCCGGGTTTTGAACCAGACCCCAGCATAAAGCCGGAGCCGATTCAGAAGCCTCGTACGGGGCGTCCTCAAAACTCTCGTCGTGCGCCTCGCCAGAAGCGCCCGGACACACGACGTTAA
- a CDS encoding DUF6436 domain-containing protein, protein MKSGKARSRWLIIAVVAWFGLVLLGISYLLEQRLVWFDEKGELLELSNNEKLEPQLVAELTRLGYSLAGSVFHITSGDCSCNWRSSGHMASVKRKVAESEGENRVVDIDQYPTLKRFVPATPAIIMFNKSSKLIYIGPYADGAFCTTDSSFVEELIPSVSGESAAPKWVNTVAKGCYCKV, encoded by the coding sequence ATGAAATCAGGTAAGGCTCGTTCCCGTTGGCTTATTATCGCCGTTGTGGCCTGGTTTGGGCTGGTGCTTCTGGGTATCAGTTATTTACTGGAACAGCGGCTGGTCTGGTTTGATGAAAAAGGTGAATTACTGGAGCTCAGCAATAACGAAAAGCTGGAACCTCAGTTAGTGGCTGAGCTCACTCGCCTTGGTTATTCCCTTGCTGGCAGCGTTTTTCATATTACCTCCGGGGACTGTTCTTGTAACTGGCGCTCATCCGGGCATATGGCCAGCGTAAAAAGAAAGGTAGCGGAATCTGAAGGAGAAAACCGGGTTGTTGATATCGATCAATATCCAACCTTAAAGCGCTTCGTTCCTGCAACTCCAGCGATTATCATGTTCAATAAATCATCAAAGCTGATTTACATTGGCCCATATGCCGATGGTGCTTTTTGTACTACTGATAGTAGCTTTGTAGAAGAGCTGATACCTTCCGTTTCGGGGGAATCAGCGGCTCCTAAATGGGTTAATACCGTTGCAAAAGGGTGTTATTGCAAAGTTTAA
- a CDS encoding EAL domain-containing protein: MRNPFLLKQYINTLESAAICARLSPDGNIRWMSESLHKLLGVHYLKRTTAFSEFLHIDSRNDVTGEINQAAANGEVWNGRLCLTSTNRRRWCRCIAIPLYETDGFLAEQILLFQDISREIHLDELLQEARFDQVTALPTRIDLLNDLKQVGAQCLAVLDIRKFRSYADFYGLEFGDALLREFSDWASAFLRTKHINIYRLHGDKFALIPDFRMIPSLFERQLLSFYNALSLHKLKVENSDVTLDVAIGMGVGRKKQLQLAESALSKAKAIYSGYKVEVVYERELLDENKVNWLPKIQSALVDHRFVNYYQPIQSTNKNQPSYYEALVRLRDNNKDLVPGLFLDEAKTTRYYCEITRSVIEQAVLTSEQYQVAISVNVSIEDILNEETVSFIHYVLSEHKKAQLIFEITETESTEDFTKVQAFARDVRRLGGQIAIDDFGVGYSNFSRLISLRPDYLKIDGSIVQNVLHDPTSASILNGLISICKELHIPIVAEFVENKEVNSYLCDQQIEYLQGYYIGKPSPEVNRLLN; encoded by the coding sequence ATGCGTAATCCATTTTTATTAAAGCAGTATATAAATACGTTAGAGTCTGCTGCAATATGTGCGCGCTTGTCGCCGGACGGTAATATTCGCTGGATGAGTGAGTCTCTGCATAAATTGTTAGGAGTTCACTACTTAAAGCGCACAACCGCATTTTCTGAGTTTCTCCACATTGATAGTCGCAACGATGTGACTGGCGAGATAAATCAAGCTGCCGCTAATGGTGAAGTCTGGAATGGACGACTTTGCCTGACAAGTACCAACCGCAGGCGCTGGTGTCGCTGTATTGCAATTCCCTTATACGAAACTGATGGCTTTTTAGCTGAGCAAATATTGTTGTTTCAGGATATCTCACGAGAGATTCACCTGGATGAATTACTACAGGAAGCCCGCTTTGATCAGGTTACCGCTCTTCCTACCCGAATAGACTTGCTCAACGACCTTAAACAGGTAGGGGCTCAATGCCTTGCCGTACTGGATATTCGTAAGTTTCGAAGTTACGCCGACTTCTACGGTTTAGAATTTGGTGATGCGTTACTGCGTGAATTTAGTGACTGGGCTTCGGCATTTTTGCGAACTAAACACATCAATATTTACCGTTTGCATGGTGATAAATTTGCGTTAATTCCAGATTTCAGAATGATCCCCAGTTTATTCGAGAGACAATTGCTTAGCTTTTACAATGCGTTGTCGTTACACAAACTCAAAGTAGAAAATAGTGATGTCACTCTGGATGTTGCCATAGGCATGGGTGTTGGGCGTAAAAAGCAGTTACAGCTTGCGGAAAGCGCCTTGTCGAAAGCGAAAGCCATTTACTCCGGCTACAAGGTGGAAGTGGTTTATGAACGTGAGTTGCTTGACGAGAATAAAGTGAACTGGCTTCCTAAAATTCAGTCAGCGCTGGTTGATCATCGTTTTGTCAATTACTACCAGCCCATTCAAAGTACGAACAAAAATCAGCCCAGCTATTACGAGGCGCTGGTCCGGTTAAGAGATAACAATAAGGATTTAGTGCCAGGGCTGTTTTTAGATGAGGCAAAAACAACACGTTATTATTGTGAAATTACCCGCTCTGTTATTGAACAGGCGGTGCTCACGTCCGAGCAATACCAGGTCGCAATATCCGTGAATGTCTCCATCGAAGATATTTTGAATGAAGAGACGGTCAGTTTCATTCATTATGTGCTGTCAGAGCATAAAAAAGCGCAGCTTATTTTCGAAATTACGGAAACCGAATCCACAGAAGATTTTACCAAGGTTCAGGCTTTTGCCAGAGATGTCAGACGTTTAGGTGGACAAATTGCGATAGATGATTTTGGTGTCGGTTATTCAAACTTCTCGCGCCTGATAAGTCTTCGTCCGGATTATTTGAAGATTGATGGCAGCATAGTTCAAAACGTATTACATGACCCGACAAGTGCCAGTATTCTGAATGGCCTGATCAGTATCTGTAAGGAATTACATATTCCTATCGTGGCTGAATTTGTTGAAAATAAAGAAGTAAATAGCTACTTGTGTGACCAGCAAATTGAGTACTTACAGGGCTATTACATTGGTAAGCCATCGCCGGAAGTTAATCGCTTATTGAATTAA
- a CDS encoding DUF2937 family protein, translating to MAIFTSYLRIILLISGVLAGIQLPGFVDQYGKSLQAHMIESERSLNEFRDEAEKFFDGSIEELIAHYQASDDRVFQEGGQSISAIYQRNQLLEQAFRSFSQNSWSAYQQAFFTPVEDIQREVRSSFSYTVKLSPGAILFGLVSGLLLAVLGELIVRLLARPFRQSQHN from the coding sequence ATGGCAATCTTCACTTCCTATCTACGAATTATTCTGCTGATTTCGGGTGTACTCGCCGGAATACAGTTGCCCGGCTTTGTTGATCAGTACGGTAAAAGTTTGCAGGCTCATATGATTGAGTCAGAGCGCAGCCTGAACGAGTTTCGTGATGAAGCCGAAAAATTTTTCGACGGTAGTATTGAGGAACTTATTGCTCACTATCAGGCCAGTGACGACAGAGTGTTTCAGGAAGGCGGGCAAAGCATCAGTGCCATTTACCAACGTAATCAACTGTTAGAACAAGCCTTTCGTAGCTTCAGTCAAAATTCCTGGAGTGCTTATCAACAGGCATTTTTTACCCCCGTTGAGGACATTCAGCGCGAGGTTCGCAGCAGCTTTTCTTATACTGTAAAACTCAGCCCCGGCGCTATTTTATTTGGTTTAGTTTCAGGCTTGTTGCTGGCTGTACTTGGCGAACTTATTGTGCGTTTGCTGGCGAGGCCCTTTCGACAATCGCAGCACAATTAA